A single genomic interval of Takifugu flavidus isolate HTHZ2018 chromosome 19, ASM371156v2, whole genome shotgun sequence harbors:
- the iyd gene encoding iodotyrosine deiodinase 1, producing MALLSVLTPVLALVLCLVLGYMLVKSKDAETPSSRLKAAKVESRPWVDQEVQDDTELEQREDEGDDWVDRSEEQDIPHVPYSAMRYPEETMVERSKEFYRLLNQRRTVRSISPEPVPREVIDNVILTAGTAPSGAHTEPWTFVVVSDPEMKHQIRQIVEEEEEVNYRQRMGDKWVKDLAKLRTNWIKDYLDVAPYLILIFKQTYGILPNNKKKTHYYNEISVSIASGILLAALQNVGLVTVTSTPLNCGPQLRLLLKRPANEKLLMLLPVGYPAPDATVPELERKPLEDIVVHI from the exons ATGGCTCTCCTGTCCGTCCTCACGCCCGTCCTGGCGCTGGTCCTGTGCCTGGTCCTAGGTTACATGCTGGTGAAGTCCAAGGACGCGGAGACCCCTTCCTCACGCTTAAAAGCAGCCAAGGTAGAGTCTAGACCCTGGGTCGATCAAGAAGTCCAGGATGACACCGAGCTGGAACAGCGAGAAGACG AGGGCGATGACTGGGTGGACAGGAGTGAGGAGCAGGACATTCCACATGTTCCTTACTCAGCAATGCGTTATCCAGAGGAAACAATGGTGGAAAGATCCAAGGAATTTTACAGGCTGCTTAACCAGCGTAGAACGGTCCGCTCGATCAGCCCGGAGCCCGTCCCCCGAGAGGTCATCGACAACGTCATCCTCACTGCAG GCACTGCACCCAGTGGAGCTCACACAGAGCCCTGGACGTTTGTGGTCGTGTCAGATCCCGAGATGAAACATCAGATCAGACAGatagtggaggaagaggaggaggtcaaCTACCGTCAGAGGATGGGGGACAAGTGGGTGAAAGACTTGGCTAAATTAAG GACAAATTGGATCAAGGACTACCTGGACGTCGCTCCATACCTAATCCTCATCTTCAAGCAGACTTATGGGATTTTGCCAAATAACAAGAAAAAGACGCATTACTACAATGAGATCAGCGTGTCCATAGCCAGTGGGATCCTGTTGGCTGCATTACAG AACGTGGGCCTTGTCACCGTCACATCGACACCCCTAAATTGTGGCCCCCAGCTCCGGCTCCTCCTCAAGCGTCCGGCCAACgagaagctgctgatgttgcttcCAGTGGGTTACCCCGCTCCGGATGCCACCGTGCCGGAGTTGGAACGCAAGCCTCTGGAAGATATTGTGGTGCATATCTga
- the sec63 gene encoding translocation protein SEC63 homolog: MAGQQFQYDDSGNTFFYFLTSFVGLIVIPATYYLWPRDQNAEQLRLKSLRRVHGRCLWYRLRLMKSQQSIVPTLKKAALLFGWAVFLLLAYKVSKLDREYQEYNPYEVLNLDPGASLSEIKKQYRVLSLKYHPDKRGDEATFMRIAKAYAALTNEESRQNWQIYGNPDGPGATSFGIALPAWIVDQKNSMLVLLVYGLAFMVILPVVVGTWWYRSIRYSGDQILINTTQLFMHFMYKTPNMNMKRLGMVLTAAFEFDPRSNKEATIRPTDNIEVPQLIRELGNINVKKKEPPFCYPYSMKARVLVLSHLARMDVSEELEEDQRFVVRKSPALLQEMINVGCQLTMMANSRGGFHAPRLVTIENCMKLTQMIVQGLQESKSPLLQLPHFEEEHLRYCISKKYKVRSLQDLVSLKDSDRRNMLRVLGEEKYDEVMAVLGSFPHITMDIKLQVLDDEDSHNITAGSIVTVTVTLTRKRMAEVFEKEQESTQCLPDESTTTEETQADSSKTKTKVWQNKSKGAKKTAKSKKKKLTKKKTTPAPAKTKQANGNVAGNEAAAATVKEEEDEASDKGSESEEGEANKDSPSERDDDSDKQSDTEVDEMAGDDEEEWEALQQSIQRRERALLETKSKVTHPAYSLYFPEEKQEWWWLYIADRRDQTLVSMPHHVCTLKDTEEVELKFPAPSKTGNYQYSVILRSDSYLGLDQIKPLKLEVHEAKAMLDNHPQWDIPDTEEEDEEQEDSDGIEESEDDDEDND; encoded by the exons ATGGCCGGGCAACAGTTCCAGTACGATGACAGCGGCAACACATTTTTCTATTTCCTTACGTCCTTCGTCGGACTAATTGTAATCCCAGCCACATATTACCTCTGGCCTCGGGATCAGAATGCTG AACAACTGCGTCTGAAGAGTCTGCGGAGGGTCCATGGCAGGTGTCTCTGGTACCGGCTCAGGCTGATGAAGTCTCAGCAGAGCATCGTTCCAACCCTAAA AAAAGCAGCCTTGTTGTTTGGCTGGGCCGTGTTCCTGCTGCTAGCTTACAAAGTGTCCAAGCTGGACAGGGAATACCAGGAGTATAACCCTTATGAAGTCCTCAACTTGGACCCG GGCGCATCGTTGTCAGAGATCAAGAAGCAATACAGAGTGTTGTCACTCAAATACCACCCTGACAAACGCGGGGATGAGGCCACGTTCATGAGGATCGCCAAAGCCTACGCCGC CCTCACCAATGAAGAGTCCCGCCAGAACTGGCAAATATACGGCAACCCGGACGGGCCGGGAG CCACCAGTTTTGGCATCGCCTTACCTGCCTGGATCGTTGACCAAAAGAACTCCATGCTG GTGCTGTTGGTGTACGGATTAGCCTTCATGGTCATCCTTCCTGTCGTTGTC GGCACCTGGTGGTATCGCTCCATCCGCTACAGTGGAGACCAGATCCTCATCAACACCACCCAGCTCTTCATGCACTTCATGTACAAGACGCCCAACATGAACATGAAGC GGTTGGGCATGGTTTTGACGGCGGCGTTCGAGTTCGACCCTCGCAGCAACAAGGAGGCCACGATACGACCAACAGATAACATCGAAGTTCCGCAG CTCATCCGTGAGTTGGGAAACATTAATGTGAAGAAAAAGGAGCCTCCCTTCTGTTACCCCTACAGTATGAAGGCCAGGGTCTTGGTGCTCTCCCACCTTGCACGTATGGATGTGTCAGAGGAGTTAGAAGAAG ATCAGAGGTTTGTGGTGAGGAAGAGTCCAGCTCTCCTCCAGGAGATGATCAACGTGGGCTGCCAGCTGACCATGATGGCCAACAGCAGAGGAG GTTTCCACGCTCCCCGGCTGGTCACCATAGAGAACTGCATGAAGCTGACGCAGATGATCGTGCAGGGGCTGCAGGAGTCCAAATctcctcttctgcagctgcCTCACTTTGAAGAGGAACACCTCCGCTACTGCATCTCAAAGAAG TACAAAGTCAGGTCCCTGCAGGACCTGGTGAGCCTCAAGGACTCGGACAGACGCAACATGCTGCGCGTCTTGGGGGAGGAGAAGTACGATGAGGTCATGGCCGTCTTGGGGAGCTTCCCTCATATCACCATGGATATCAAACTGCAAG TTCTTGATGATGAAGACAGCCATAATATCACAGCTGGGTCTATTGTCACTGTAACTGTCACCTTAACCAGAAAACGGATGGCG GAGGTGTTTGAAAAAGAGCAGGAGTCAACACAGTGCCTTCCAGATGAGTCCACAACAACAGAAGAAACG CAAGCGGACTCgagtaaaaccaaaacaaaagtgtggcagaacaagagTAAAGGGGCTAAGAAGACAGCCAAgtccaagaagaagaaattaaCGAAAAAGAAGACCACACCTGCTCCCGCCAAAACCAAGCAGGCCAACGGCAACGTGGCAGGAAAC gaagctgcagcagcaacagtgaaggaggaagaggacgaagCCTCGGACAAGGGCAGCGAGTCCGAGGAGGGCGAAGCCAACAAAGACTCTCCTAGCGAGAGAGACGACGACAGCGACAAACAGAGCGACACGGAGGTGGACGAGATGGCCGGGGACGACGAAGAG GAGTGGGAGGCGTTGCAGCAGAGCATCCAGCGGAGGGAGCGGGCGCTGCTGGAGACCAAGTCCAAGGTGACGCACCCTGCTTACAGCCTGTACTTCCCCGAGGAGAAGCAGGAGTGGTGGTGGCTCTACATAGCCGACCGCAGAGACCAGACGCTCGTCTCCATGCCCCACCATGTCTGCACACTAAAGGACACGGAAGAG GTTGAGCTGAAGTTTCCAGCACCTTCCAAAACAGGCAACTACCAATATTCTGTCATCCTGCGGTCAGATTCCTACCTGGGACTGGACCAGATCAAACCACTAAAG CTGGAGGTCCACGAAGCCAAGGCTATGCTGGACAATCACCCTCAGTGGGACATCCCCgacacggaggaggaggacgaggagcaggaggacagcgACGGCATCGAGGAGAGTGAAGACGACGACGAGGACAATGACTGA
- the scml4 gene encoding sex comb on midleg-like protein 4 isoform X1 has translation MRLRGGRDLNPHPRLRTAPADPRVSWLPAALRKGVRLRLRLDHHDGRGRGCWQLVGLGAESEGGGWGLNSQVPEGLMSTLSASSEMQTPALATQFMVGPPVKKRGRPPIRKLEFQSHYMEPMLPLKVPKKRGRKPGFKLKPRIVMSPLANSPPSSTPEPEMGSLPQDAAIVPKSATSQVLTAETPVPDDFLCDPLVDSKRYSVDPSDSAFNVTTSQYASKNPYSYRGSSCSLPGGLCRQMSSPARFHDTNRNAYSPDSGECKRPAGKDPSSWGVEEVVSFIKDADPQALGPHTDAFRKHEIDGDALLLLKSEMMMKYLGLKLGPALKLSYHIDKLKQSWP, from the exons ATGAGGCTGCGTGGAGGGCGGGATTTGAACCCCCATCCACGCCTCCGAACGGCTCCAGCCGATCCTCGTGTCTCCTGGCTGCCTGCCGCTCTCAGGAAAGGTGTTCGCCTCCGCCTGCGCCTGGACCACCACGATGGCCGAGGACGAGGCTGCTGGCAGCTGGTGGGCCTGGGGGCGGAGTCAGAAGGAGGTGGGTGGGGTCTAAACAGCCAGGTGCCCGAAG GTCTGATGAGTACCTTGTCTGCCAGCTCAGAGATGCAGACTCCAGCCCTCGCCACCCAGTTCATGGTGGGGCCCCCCGTCAAGAAGAGGGGACGACCCCCGATCCGTAAGCTGGAGTTTCAGAGCCACTACATGGAGCCCATGCTGCCCCTCAAGGTGCCGAAGAAGCGAGGCAGGAAACCTGGCTTCAAG ctgaagCCCAGGATAGTGATGTCCCCACTGGCTAACTCTCCTCCCAGCAGCACCCCAGAGCCAGAGATGGGCTCCCTCCCACAGGACGCTGCTATCGTCCCTAAGTCAGCCACGTCACAGGTCCTGACAG cagagacCCCGGTGCCCGACGACTTCCTTTGCGATCCGCTGGTGGACTCCAAACGCTACTCAGTGGATCCCAGCGACTCCGCCTTCAACGTCACCACGTCACAATATGCGTCAAAGAACCCCTACAGTTACcgcggcagcagctgctccctgcCAGGGGGCCTGTGCAGGCAGATGTCGAGCCCGGCACGCTTCCATGATACGAACAGGAATG CCTACAGTCCAGACAGCGGCGAGTGCAAACGCCCGGCGGGGAAGGACCCTTCGAGCTGGGGAGTCGAGGAGGTCGTCTCATTCATCAAAGACGCTGACCCTCAGGCCCTGGGCCCCCACACTGATGCATTCAGGAAACAC GAGATCGATGGAGacgctctgctcctgctgaagagcgagatgatgatgaagtaTCTGGGGCTGAAGCTGGGGCCTGCGCTGAAGCTCAGCTACCACATCGACAAGCTCAAGCAGAGCTGGCCGTGA
- the scml4 gene encoding sex comb on midleg-like protein 4 isoform X2 → MRLRGGRDLNPHPRLRTAPADPRVSWLPAALRKGVRLRLRLDHHDGRGRGCWQLVGLGAESEGGGWGLNSQVPEGLMSTLSASSEMQTPALATQFMVGPPVKKRGRPPIRKLEFQSHYMEPMLPLKVPKKRGRKPGFKLKPRIVMSPLANSPPSSTPEPEMGSLPQDAAIVPKSATSQVLTETPVPDDFLCDPLVDSKRYSVDPSDSAFNVTTSQYASKNPYSYRGSSCSLPGGLCRQMSSPARFHDTNRNAYSPDSGECKRPAGKDPSSWGVEEVVSFIKDADPQALGPHTDAFRKHEIDGDALLLLKSEMMMKYLGLKLGPALKLSYHIDKLKQSWP, encoded by the exons ATGAGGCTGCGTGGAGGGCGGGATTTGAACCCCCATCCACGCCTCCGAACGGCTCCAGCCGATCCTCGTGTCTCCTGGCTGCCTGCCGCTCTCAGGAAAGGTGTTCGCCTCCGCCTGCGCCTGGACCACCACGATGGCCGAGGACGAGGCTGCTGGCAGCTGGTGGGCCTGGGGGCGGAGTCAGAAGGAGGTGGGTGGGGTCTAAACAGCCAGGTGCCCGAAG GTCTGATGAGTACCTTGTCTGCCAGCTCAGAGATGCAGACTCCAGCCCTCGCCACCCAGTTCATGGTGGGGCCCCCCGTCAAGAAGAGGGGACGACCCCCGATCCGTAAGCTGGAGTTTCAGAGCCACTACATGGAGCCCATGCTGCCCCTCAAGGTGCCGAAGAAGCGAGGCAGGAAACCTGGCTTCAAG ctgaagCCCAGGATAGTGATGTCCCCACTGGCTAACTCTCCTCCCAGCAGCACCCCAGAGCCAGAGATGGGCTCCCTCCCACAGGACGCTGCTATCGTCCCTAAGTCAGCCACGTCACAGGTCCTGACAG agacCCCGGTGCCCGACGACTTCCTTTGCGATCCGCTGGTGGACTCCAAACGCTACTCAGTGGATCCCAGCGACTCCGCCTTCAACGTCACCACGTCACAATATGCGTCAAAGAACCCCTACAGTTACcgcggcagcagctgctccctgcCAGGGGGCCTGTGCAGGCAGATGTCGAGCCCGGCACGCTTCCATGATACGAACAGGAATG CCTACAGTCCAGACAGCGGCGAGTGCAAACGCCCGGCGGGGAAGGACCCTTCGAGCTGGGGAGTCGAGGAGGTCGTCTCATTCATCAAAGACGCTGACCCTCAGGCCCTGGGCCCCCACACTGATGCATTCAGGAAACAC GAGATCGATGGAGacgctctgctcctgctgaagagcgagatgatgatgaagtaTCTGGGGCTGAAGCTGGGGCCTGCGCTGAAGCTCAGCTACCACATCGACAAGCTCAAGCAGAGCTGGCCGTGA
- the scml4 gene encoding sex comb on midleg-like protein 4 isoform X3: MSTLSASSEMQTPALATQFMVGPPVKKRGRPPIRKLEFQSHYMEPMLPLKVPKKRGRKPGFKLKPRIVMSPLANSPPSSTPEPEMGSLPQDAAIVPKSATSQVLTAETPVPDDFLCDPLVDSKRYSVDPSDSAFNVTTSQYASKNPYSYRGSSCSLPGGLCRQMSSPARFHDTNRNAYSPDSGECKRPAGKDPSSWGVEEVVSFIKDADPQALGPHTDAFRKHEIDGDALLLLKSEMMMKYLGLKLGPALKLSYHIDKLKQSWP, translated from the exons ATGAGTACCTTGTCTGCCAGCTCAGAGATGCAGACTCCAGCCCTCGCCACCCAGTTCATGGTGGGGCCCCCCGTCAAGAAGAGGGGACGACCCCCGATCCGTAAGCTGGAGTTTCAGAGCCACTACATGGAGCCCATGCTGCCCCTCAAGGTGCCGAAGAAGCGAGGCAGGAAACCTGGCTTCAAG ctgaagCCCAGGATAGTGATGTCCCCACTGGCTAACTCTCCTCCCAGCAGCACCCCAGAGCCAGAGATGGGCTCCCTCCCACAGGACGCTGCTATCGTCCCTAAGTCAGCCACGTCACAGGTCCTGACAG cagagacCCCGGTGCCCGACGACTTCCTTTGCGATCCGCTGGTGGACTCCAAACGCTACTCAGTGGATCCCAGCGACTCCGCCTTCAACGTCACCACGTCACAATATGCGTCAAAGAACCCCTACAGTTACcgcggcagcagctgctccctgcCAGGGGGCCTGTGCAGGCAGATGTCGAGCCCGGCACGCTTCCATGATACGAACAGGAATG CCTACAGTCCAGACAGCGGCGAGTGCAAACGCCCGGCGGGGAAGGACCCTTCGAGCTGGGGAGTCGAGGAGGTCGTCTCATTCATCAAAGACGCTGACCCTCAGGCCCTGGGCCCCCACACTGATGCATTCAGGAAACAC GAGATCGATGGAGacgctctgctcctgctgaagagcgagatgatgatgaagtaTCTGGGGCTGAAGCTGGGGCCTGCGCTGAAGCTCAGCTACCACATCGACAAGCTCAAGCAGAGCTGGCCGTGA